In Cololabis saira isolate AMF1-May2022 chromosome 14, fColSai1.1, whole genome shotgun sequence, a single genomic region encodes these proteins:
- the sdf2 gene encoding stromal cell-derived factor 2 → MGRDKCAVLPNILPTVLLGLSCICRLSLGTELNFVTCGSVVKLLNVKHNVRLHSHDVRYGSGSGQQSVTGVTVAEDSNSYWSVRGTSGALCHRGTPVKCGQTIRLTHVNTGRNLHSHYFASPLSSNQEVSAFGEEGEGDHLDEWTVQCGGSVWQREEAVRFRHQATDALLSVTGEQYGRPIHGQSEVHAMSSPTQHSLWKAMEGIFMKPSESPVGSRDYSPPHTEF, encoded by the exons ATGGGACGGGATAAATGTGCCGTTCTCCCCAATATTCTCCCCACAGTTTTACTAGGATTGTCCTGTATATGTCGGCTGTCGCTCGGCACAGAGCTGAACTTTGTTACATGCGGGTCCGTCGTTAAGCTGCTGAATGTAAAGCACAATGTGAGACTACACTCTCACGATGTTCGCTACGGCTCCG GTAGCGGACAGCAGTCCGTCACCGGGGTAACCGTGGCGGAGGACAGCAACAGCTACTGGAGCGTTCGTGGGACGAGTGGGGCGCTGTGTCACCGTGGAACCCCGGTGAAGTGCGGCCAGACCATTCGCCTCACTCATGTCAACACAGGTCGCAACCTGCACAGCCACTACTTCGCATCCCCGCTCTCCTCCAACCAG GAGGTGAGTGCATTTGGCGAGGAAGGAGAGGGGGACCACCTGGACGAGTGGACGGTCCAGTGCGGGGGGTCGGTGTGGCAGCGCGAAGAGGCCGTTCGCTTTCGCCATCAGGCCACGGACGCGCTGCTGTCGGTGACGGGGGAGCAGTACGGCCGGCCCATCCACGGCCAGTCGGAGGTCCACGCCATGTCCAGCCCCACCCAGCACAGCCTCTGGAAGGCCATGGAGGGCATCTTCATGAAGCCCAGCGAGAGCCCCGTCGGCAGCCGGGACTACAGCCCCCCACACACGGAGTTCTga